The DNA window ACATATTGAACAACATATTGAGGTTCTTGAATACCAGTACATGAACTTGATTTTTGTACATAGCAGTTTTGTCAGAAGTACACACAggtaaatgttaataaaacatTGTGTAAACATCTTTATTAACAACTGAATATAGAGAATGATATAGGGAATGCACAGATAGTATATAAAATTGCTGATATGTGTactgataatttgataatatacccatataaattgtaaaattgttattCAGTTTTTTCATTCACACATGAATTGACAAATAGTGTACAAAGCATGTTTCTAATAAACTGAGACCCCATTGGGATATTTAGGATTGTCAATTGCACCTTGTCCAAATTTTAATTCTAAGAATTCTTGTACATGGTTTGGGGCCGACACATTTTTCCCAATGAATGCTATGGTCGACAGTGGTTTAAGGAAATGCTCAGGAAATTCAACATCCTGTTTATGACTTTTAAACCAAAAATCTTTTGTCATAATGCCATTTTTGGAATAAAATGGAAATATCTGGATATAATTTCTATTCGTTACACTGTAAAACACACGATAAAATTCTCCCTCTTCTGCTTTTTCCCATAAGAACCCCTTTTCATCAACGAATTCATAGTTGCCTGTTTTCACCAAATGCTGACATTTTGGAATGTCTTccatatatattccaatgtcTACACTGATATCCCATGGGATAATGTCCCCTGAGCGAGCAGCACCAAGAAGGCTTCCTCCTTCCAGCCAATATCTCATACTGTAATTgctaaatatatcaaatacataCTCTGCTGTTTCACGCAGAGCTTTTAAACAGCAGGGAGGGGTCCACTTTCCTCTGTGTAGAAAGTCTGGAATGTCATTGATCAAACTATAACATTGCTCAGAATCTCTGTTGCACCCGTAATAAAACTTCTTTTCATGGTCAGCATCAGTTTTATACACAActtctttaattttgaatttcctgAGTAAACTGTCCTCCCTTTTCTTCTTTTCATGTTGGAATTTCTTCATGCTGCTTGGATTTTTGAACCCTTTTCTGGGTACAAACACCACAGGGGTATACACAAAAGATTTCCATCTTCTAACAACaaattgcaaatatattgaCCATGTTAATGGCACTGACCATGGACTTGGAAGCATTGACAATGTTTCTGTGCGAATTAGAATTGCTTGATCCCCTTCTATGTAATCACAATGCCCTTCTGATCCATCAAATGTTGTAATTTTCATTCGCCATCTTTGTAAATTGATATCCATTCCTGTGCATCTCAGATTGTCATTGCCTGTTTTCACTGCAAATGCCTGAGAAAATTTGGAATGGAAGAAGTCTTCAATAAGTCGTTCAAATACACTTTTGTTGTGTATTCTTGTTCCATCTGGTAGAAAAATAACTAAATCGGATGAGATGGCATTCAGAATTTCAGTATCTGTTGAGATTTTACCATCCATTTCAAAGTCCAAAATAAATATAGACTGAACATCACTGTTTGAGAAATTCATCCTTGGATATGTAAGTTTGTCAGCAACAATAAATATCGGCACATCATTCCCAAGCACTGTATGAATGTGACGAACAGTCTGCGGTACATCGTGATCAAATTCTTCAAACTCTCGAATCACCACAGTATATGTGATTTTCTTCCTAACGTTGTCTGTGATTACCTTTTCTGTTTGAAGAAAACAGTAAAGAATAATCACAAATATGATGTTACATATTAACAGacataaaacaacttttttctttctaaaaCACTTCATACTGAAAACTAAAGAGAAAGTAACTTATTGATAAT is part of the Crassostrea angulata isolate pt1a10 chromosome 3, ASM2561291v2, whole genome shotgun sequence genome and encodes:
- the LOC128178111 gene encoding ribitol 5-phosphate transferase FKRP-like, which encodes MKCFRKKKVVLCLLICNIIFVIILYCFLQTEKVITDNVRKKITYTVVIREFEEFDHDVPQTVRHIHTVLGNDVPIFIVADKLTYPRMNFSNSDVQSIFILDFEMDGKISTDTEILNAISSDLVIFLPDGTRIHNKSVFERLIEDFFHSKFSQAFAVKTGNDNLRCTGMDINLQRWRMKITTFDGSEGHCDYIEGDQAILIRTETLSMLPSPWSVPLTWSIYLQFVVRRWKSFVYTPVVFVPRKGFKNPSSMKKFQHEKKKREDSLLRKFKIKEVVYKTDADHEKKFYYGCNRDSEQCYSLINDIPDFLHRGKWTPPCCLKALRETAEYVFDIFSNYSMRYWLEGGSLLGAARSGDIIPWDISVDIGIYMEDIPKCQHLVKTGNYEFVDEKGFLWEKAEEGEFYRVFYSVTNRNYIQIFPFYSKNGIMTKDFWFKSHKQDVEFPEHFLKPLSTIAFIGKNVSAPNHVQEFLELKFGQGAIDNPKYPNGVSVY